Proteins encoded together in one Pogoniulus pusillus isolate bPogPus1 unplaced genomic scaffold, bPogPus1.pri scaffold_58_arrow_ctg1, whole genome shotgun sequence window:
- the LARP4 gene encoding la-related protein 4 isoform X4, with translation MEVTSKGAGLNPNAKVWQEVPQGSSEAPTNGAEHSWQEPAAAQGAHSEGSAEAPEDGCKQYAVMYGPACEAPRNGSGAEEASANGIVLAAEDLGYQIYEVSGEGSSAVSTEDIRECLRKQLEFCFSRENLSKDLYLMSQMDSDQFVPIWTIANMEGIKKLTTDMDLILEVLRSSPMVQVDERGEKVRPNHKRCIIILREIPETTPIEEVKALFKNENCPKVISCEFAHNNNWYVTFQSDTDAQQAFKYLREEVKTFQGKPVMARIKAINTFFAKNGYRVVDSSVYPQPVQTQAPFASPLFMQPVYSPQQYSIYSIVPQTWSPNPAPYFETPLAPFPNGGFVNGFSSPGSYKANAAALSLGRPFHRTRVKPHFRSSSSSEHAGEGTAAASTMPGGDGPPNRASSRSFVVERHSSTLAGHQDQSYAQKDSPTGQMEQNGDYGLGRGRRNLFRGRRRREDERASRPQPSAETKTQTPKFDLLASNFPPLPGSTAKIPGEPVLESRMSDIVKGVCKEKESKDLVPSCPGPAQEEQVHSPGPQPVPSASSPSQPEAVVLSTAQAESKAEEVAPQKDVPSHAAPPVSASPVSTAKPPRTNLPSPPGSASTAPAVVVQEPRKLSYAEVCQKPPKEPPAVPVQPLREHRANIVPPAKAEESSSSPEKAPERAAERVEGRGKDPSGFRGPPRGAAGKIRDQRRQFGRRASPQGAPRRLGKEQFVPPRSPK, from the exons atggag gtgacATCCAAAGGTGCTGGCCTGAACCCCAACGCAAAGGTCTGGCAGGAGGTACCCCAGGGGAGCAGTGAGGCACCGACCAATGGAGCAGAGCACTCGTGGCaagaaccagcagcagcacaaggggctcACAGCGAGG gcagtgcagaggctccagaggacgGCTGCAAGCAGTATGCAGTGATGTATGGCCCAGCCTGTGAGGCCCCCAGGAACGGCTCAGGAGCTGAGGAAGCCTCTGCAAATGGAATTGTCCTGGCAGCTGAAGACCTTGGATACCAAATCTATGAAGTGTCTG GTGAAGGCAGCTCCGCAGTGTCCACAGAAGACATCAGAGAATGCTTGAGGAAGCAACTTGAGTTCTGCTTCTCCCG GGAGAACCTTTCAAAGGATCTCTACCTGATGTCTCAGATGGACAGTgaccagtttgtgcccatttggACAATTGCTAACATGGAAGGCATTAAGAAGCTGACAACTGACATGGATCTGATTCTGGAAGTGCTGAGAT CTTCTCCTATGGTACAAGTGgatgagagaggggagaaagtgAGACCAAACCACAAGAGATGCATCATCATCCTCCGTGAGATCCCTGAAACCACTCCCATAGAG GAGGTGAAGGCTCTGTTTAAGAATGAGAACTGCCCCAAGGTGatcagctgtgagtttgctcaCAACAACAACTGGTACGTCACATTCCAGTCGGACACGGACGCGCAGCAG GCATTTAAGTACTTAAGGGAGGAAGTGAAAACTTTTCAGGGCAAGCCAGTAATG gCCAGGATAAAAGCCATCAACACCTTTTTTGCTAAGAATGGTTACCGGGTGGTGGATTCCAGTGTCTACCCTCAGCCAGTGCAGACCCAAGCGCCGTTTGCCTCCCCTCTCTTCATGCAGCCTGTATATAGCCCTCAGCAGTACTCCATTTACAGCATTGTGCCTCAGACCTGGTCTCCAAATCCTGCACCTTACTTTGAAACACCACTG GCTCCCTTCCCCAACGGTGGCTTTGTGAATGGCTTCAGCTCCCCAGGCTCCTACAAAGCCAacgctgctgccctcagcctcggGCGCCCCTTCCACAGGACCCG GGTGAAGCCTCACTTCCgatcctccagcagctcagagcacGCTGGGgaaggcacagctgctgccagcaccatgCCAGGGGGGGATGGACCACCCAACAGAGCCAGCTCCAGGAGTTTTGTCGTGGAGAGACACAGCAGCACGTTAGCTGGGCACCAAGACCAAAGCTATGCCCAGAAGGATTCTCCTACCGGCCAGATGGAGCAGAATGGAGACTATGGCCTTGGCAGGGGCAG GAGGAATCTGTTCCGAGGCCGCCGGAGACGCGAGGATGAGAGAGCTTCA AGACCTCAGCCTTCAGCAGAAACAAAGACTCAGACACCAAAGTTTGACTTGCTAGCATCAAATTTCCCACctttgcctggcagcacagcaaagaTACCAGGAGAGcctgtgctggagagcaggatgtCAGACATTGTGAAAGGAGTCTGCAAAGAGAAG GAAAGTAAAGATTTGGTGCCCAGCTGCCCAGGTCCTGCTCAGGAGGAACAGGTTCACAGCCCTGgcccacagcctgtgcccagtgccagctcaccaagccagcctgaagctgtggtcTTAAG CACGGCCCAggcagagagcaaagcagaggaagtGGCTCCTCAGAAGGACGTCCCCAGCCATGCTGCCCCTCCAGTGTCTGCCTCTCCTGTCAGCACTGCAAAGCCTCCAAGGACAAATCTCCCTTCACCTCCAGGCAGTGCAAGCACAGCACCTGCCGTGGTGGTGCAG GAGCCTCGCAAGCTGAGCTACGCCGAAGTTTGCCAGAAGCCCCCAAAGGAACCTCCTGCAGTTCCTGTCCAGCCCCTGAGGGAGCACCGAGCCAACATCGTCCCCCCTGCCAAAGccgaggagagcagcagcagccccgagAAGGCTCCcgagagggctgcagagagggtGGAAGGTCGAGGGAAGGATCCCTCTGGGTTCCGAGGGCCTCCccgaggagctgctgggaaaatCAGGGACCAGAGACGGCAGTTTGGCCGCAGGGCATCGCCTCAGGGAGCGCCTCGACGCCTGGGCAAGGAGCAGTTCGTGCCCCCACGGTCACCAAAGTAA
- the LARP4 gene encoding la-related protein 4 isoform X2 has protein sequence MLLFVEVTSKGAGLNPNAKVWQEVPQGSSEAPTNGAEHSWQEPAAAQGAHSEGSAEAPEDGCKQYAVMYGPACEAPRNGSGAEEASANGIVLAAEDLGYQIYEVSGEGSSAVSTEDIRECLRKQLEFCFSRENLSKDLYLMSQMDSDQFVPIWTIANMEGIKKLTTDMDLILEVLRSSPMVQVDERGEKVRPNHKRCIIILREIPETTPIEEVKALFKNENCPKVISCEFAHNNNWYVTFQSDTDAQQAFKYLREEVKTFQGKPVMARIKAINTFFAKNGYRVVDSSVYPQPVQTQAPFASPLFMQPVYSPQQYSIYSIVPQTWSPNPAPYFETPLAPFPNGGFVNGFSSPGSYKANAAALSLGRPFHRTRVKPHFRSSSSSEHAGEGTAAASTMPGGDGPPNRASSRSFVVERHSSTLAGHQDQSYAQKDSPTGQMEQNGDYGLGRGRRNLFRGRRRREDERASRPQPSAETKTQTPKFDLLASNFPPLPGSTAKIPGEPVLESRMSDIVKGVCKEKESKDLVPSCPGPAQEEQVHSPGPQPVPSASSPSQPEAVVLSTAQAESKAEEVAPQKDVPSHAAPPVSASPVSTAKPPRTNLPSPPGSASTAPAVVVQEPRKLSYAEVCQKPPKEPPAVPVQPLREHRANIVPPAKAEESSSSPEKAPERAAERVEGRGKDPSGFRGPPRGAAGKIRDQRRQFGRRASPQGAPRRLGKEQFVPPRSPK, from the exons atgctgctgttcgTGGAG gtgacATCCAAAGGTGCTGGCCTGAACCCCAACGCAAAGGTCTGGCAGGAGGTACCCCAGGGGAGCAGTGAGGCACCGACCAATGGAGCAGAGCACTCGTGGCaagaaccagcagcagcacaaggggctcACAGCGAGG gcagtgcagaggctccagaggacgGCTGCAAGCAGTATGCAGTGATGTATGGCCCAGCCTGTGAGGCCCCCAGGAACGGCTCAGGAGCTGAGGAAGCCTCTGCAAATGGAATTGTCCTGGCAGCTGAAGACCTTGGATACCAAATCTATGAAGTGTCTG GTGAAGGCAGCTCCGCAGTGTCCACAGAAGACATCAGAGAATGCTTGAGGAAGCAACTTGAGTTCTGCTTCTCCCG GGAGAACCTTTCAAAGGATCTCTACCTGATGTCTCAGATGGACAGTgaccagtttgtgcccatttggACAATTGCTAACATGGAAGGCATTAAGAAGCTGACAACTGACATGGATCTGATTCTGGAAGTGCTGAGAT CTTCTCCTATGGTACAAGTGgatgagagaggggagaaagtgAGACCAAACCACAAGAGATGCATCATCATCCTCCGTGAGATCCCTGAAACCACTCCCATAGAG GAGGTGAAGGCTCTGTTTAAGAATGAGAACTGCCCCAAGGTGatcagctgtgagtttgctcaCAACAACAACTGGTACGTCACATTCCAGTCGGACACGGACGCGCAGCAG GCATTTAAGTACTTAAGGGAGGAAGTGAAAACTTTTCAGGGCAAGCCAGTAATG gCCAGGATAAAAGCCATCAACACCTTTTTTGCTAAGAATGGTTACCGGGTGGTGGATTCCAGTGTCTACCCTCAGCCAGTGCAGACCCAAGCGCCGTTTGCCTCCCCTCTCTTCATGCAGCCTGTATATAGCCCTCAGCAGTACTCCATTTACAGCATTGTGCCTCAGACCTGGTCTCCAAATCCTGCACCTTACTTTGAAACACCACTG GCTCCCTTCCCCAACGGTGGCTTTGTGAATGGCTTCAGCTCCCCAGGCTCCTACAAAGCCAacgctgctgccctcagcctcggGCGCCCCTTCCACAGGACCCG GGTGAAGCCTCACTTCCgatcctccagcagctcagagcacGCTGGGgaaggcacagctgctgccagcaccatgCCAGGGGGGGATGGACCACCCAACAGAGCCAGCTCCAGGAGTTTTGTCGTGGAGAGACACAGCAGCACGTTAGCTGGGCACCAAGACCAAAGCTATGCCCAGAAGGATTCTCCTACCGGCCAGATGGAGCAGAATGGAGACTATGGCCTTGGCAGGGGCAG GAGGAATCTGTTCCGAGGCCGCCGGAGACGCGAGGATGAGAGAGCTTCA AGACCTCAGCCTTCAGCAGAAACAAAGACTCAGACACCAAAGTTTGACTTGCTAGCATCAAATTTCCCACctttgcctggcagcacagcaaagaTACCAGGAGAGcctgtgctggagagcaggatgtCAGACATTGTGAAAGGAGTCTGCAAAGAGAAG GAAAGTAAAGATTTGGTGCCCAGCTGCCCAGGTCCTGCTCAGGAGGAACAGGTTCACAGCCCTGgcccacagcctgtgcccagtgccagctcaccaagccagcctgaagctgtggtcTTAAG CACGGCCCAggcagagagcaaagcagaggaagtGGCTCCTCAGAAGGACGTCCCCAGCCATGCTGCCCCTCCAGTGTCTGCCTCTCCTGTCAGCACTGCAAAGCCTCCAAGGACAAATCTCCCTTCACCTCCAGGCAGTGCAAGCACAGCACCTGCCGTGGTGGTGCAG GAGCCTCGCAAGCTGAGCTACGCCGAAGTTTGCCAGAAGCCCCCAAAGGAACCTCCTGCAGTTCCTGTCCAGCCCCTGAGGGAGCACCGAGCCAACATCGTCCCCCCTGCCAAAGccgaggagagcagcagcagccccgagAAGGCTCCcgagagggctgcagagagggtGGAAGGTCGAGGGAAGGATCCCTCTGGGTTCCGAGGGCCTCCccgaggagctgctgggaaaatCAGGGACCAGAGACGGCAGTTTGGCCGCAGGGCATCGCCTCAGGGAGCGCCTCGACGCCTGGGCAAGGAGCAGTTCGTGCCCCCACGGTCACCAAAGTAA
- the LARP4 gene encoding la-related protein 4 isoform X5 gives MLLFVEQVTSKGAGLNPNAKVWQEVPQGSSEAPTNGAEHSWQEPAAAQGAHSEGSAEAPEDGCKQYAVMYGPACEAPRNGSGAEEASANGIVLAAEDLGYQIYEVSGEGSSAVSTEDIRECLRKQLEFCFSRENLSKDLYLMSQMDSDQFVPIWTIANMEGIKKLTTDMDLILEVLRSSPMVQVDERGEKVRPNHKRCIIILREIPETTPIEEVKALFKNENCPKVISCEFAHNNNWYVTFQSDTDAQQAFKYLREEVKTFQGKPVMARIKAINTFFAKNGYRVVDSSVYPQPVQTQAPFASPLFMQPVYSPQQYSIYSIVPQTWSPNPAPYFETPLAPFPNGGFVNGFSSPGSYKANAAALSLGRPFHRTRVKPHFRSSSSSEHAGEGTAAASTMPGGDGPPNRASSRSFVVERHSSTLAGHQDQSYAQKDSPTGQMEQNGDYGLGRGRRNLFRGRRRREDERASESKDLVPSCPGPAQEEQVHSPGPQPVPSASSPSQPEAVVLSTAQAESKAEEVAPQKDVPSHAAPPVSASPVSTAKPPRTNLPSPPGSASTAPAVVVQEPRKLSYAEVCQKPPKEPPAVPVQPLREHRANIVPPAKAEESSSSPEKAPERAAERVEGRGKDPSGFRGPPRGAAGKIRDQRRQFGRRASPQGAPRRLGKEQFVPPRSPK, from the exons atgctgctgttcgTGGAG caggtgacATCCAAAGGTGCTGGCCTGAACCCCAACGCAAAGGTCTGGCAGGAGGTACCCCAGGGGAGCAGTGAGGCACCGACCAATGGAGCAGAGCACTCGTGGCaagaaccagcagcagcacaaggggctcACAGCGAGG gcagtgcagaggctccagaggacgGCTGCAAGCAGTATGCAGTGATGTATGGCCCAGCCTGTGAGGCCCCCAGGAACGGCTCAGGAGCTGAGGAAGCCTCTGCAAATGGAATTGTCCTGGCAGCTGAAGACCTTGGATACCAAATCTATGAAGTGTCTG GTGAAGGCAGCTCCGCAGTGTCCACAGAAGACATCAGAGAATGCTTGAGGAAGCAACTTGAGTTCTGCTTCTCCCG GGAGAACCTTTCAAAGGATCTCTACCTGATGTCTCAGATGGACAGTgaccagtttgtgcccatttggACAATTGCTAACATGGAAGGCATTAAGAAGCTGACAACTGACATGGATCTGATTCTGGAAGTGCTGAGAT CTTCTCCTATGGTACAAGTGgatgagagaggggagaaagtgAGACCAAACCACAAGAGATGCATCATCATCCTCCGTGAGATCCCTGAAACCACTCCCATAGAG GAGGTGAAGGCTCTGTTTAAGAATGAGAACTGCCCCAAGGTGatcagctgtgagtttgctcaCAACAACAACTGGTACGTCACATTCCAGTCGGACACGGACGCGCAGCAG GCATTTAAGTACTTAAGGGAGGAAGTGAAAACTTTTCAGGGCAAGCCAGTAATG gCCAGGATAAAAGCCATCAACACCTTTTTTGCTAAGAATGGTTACCGGGTGGTGGATTCCAGTGTCTACCCTCAGCCAGTGCAGACCCAAGCGCCGTTTGCCTCCCCTCTCTTCATGCAGCCTGTATATAGCCCTCAGCAGTACTCCATTTACAGCATTGTGCCTCAGACCTGGTCTCCAAATCCTGCACCTTACTTTGAAACACCACTG GCTCCCTTCCCCAACGGTGGCTTTGTGAATGGCTTCAGCTCCCCAGGCTCCTACAAAGCCAacgctgctgccctcagcctcggGCGCCCCTTCCACAGGACCCG GGTGAAGCCTCACTTCCgatcctccagcagctcagagcacGCTGGGgaaggcacagctgctgccagcaccatgCCAGGGGGGGATGGACCACCCAACAGAGCCAGCTCCAGGAGTTTTGTCGTGGAGAGACACAGCAGCACGTTAGCTGGGCACCAAGACCAAAGCTATGCCCAGAAGGATTCTCCTACCGGCCAGATGGAGCAGAATGGAGACTATGGCCTTGGCAGGGGCAG GAGGAATCTGTTCCGAGGCCGCCGGAGACGCGAGGATGAGAGAGCTTCA GAAAGTAAAGATTTGGTGCCCAGCTGCCCAGGTCCTGCTCAGGAGGAACAGGTTCACAGCCCTGgcccacagcctgtgcccagtgccagctcaccaagccagcctgaagctgtggtcTTAAG CACGGCCCAggcagagagcaaagcagaggaagtGGCTCCTCAGAAGGACGTCCCCAGCCATGCTGCCCCTCCAGTGTCTGCCTCTCCTGTCAGCACTGCAAAGCCTCCAAGGACAAATCTCCCTTCACCTCCAGGCAGTGCAAGCACAGCACCTGCCGTGGTGGTGCAG GAGCCTCGCAAGCTGAGCTACGCCGAAGTTTGCCAGAAGCCCCCAAAGGAACCTCCTGCAGTTCCTGTCCAGCCCCTGAGGGAGCACCGAGCCAACATCGTCCCCCCTGCCAAAGccgaggagagcagcagcagccccgagAAGGCTCCcgagagggctgcagagagggtGGAAGGTCGAGGGAAGGATCCCTCTGGGTTCCGAGGGCCTCCccgaggagctgctgggaaaatCAGGGACCAGAGACGGCAGTTTGGCCGCAGGGCATCGCCTCAGGGAGCGCCTCGACGCCTGGGCAAGGAGCAGTTCGTGCCCCCACGGTCACCAAAGTAA
- the LARP4 gene encoding la-related protein 4 isoform X1 has product MLLFVEQVTSKGAGLNPNAKVWQEVPQGSSEAPTNGAEHSWQEPAAAQGAHSEGSAEAPEDGCKQYAVMYGPACEAPRNGSGAEEASANGIVLAAEDLGYQIYEVSGEGSSAVSTEDIRECLRKQLEFCFSRENLSKDLYLMSQMDSDQFVPIWTIANMEGIKKLTTDMDLILEVLRSSPMVQVDERGEKVRPNHKRCIIILREIPETTPIEEVKALFKNENCPKVISCEFAHNNNWYVTFQSDTDAQQAFKYLREEVKTFQGKPVMARIKAINTFFAKNGYRVVDSSVYPQPVQTQAPFASPLFMQPVYSPQQYSIYSIVPQTWSPNPAPYFETPLAPFPNGGFVNGFSSPGSYKANAAALSLGRPFHRTRVKPHFRSSSSSEHAGEGTAAASTMPGGDGPPNRASSRSFVVERHSSTLAGHQDQSYAQKDSPTGQMEQNGDYGLGRGRRNLFRGRRRREDERASRPQPSAETKTQTPKFDLLASNFPPLPGSTAKIPGEPVLESRMSDIVKGVCKEKESKDLVPSCPGPAQEEQVHSPGPQPVPSASSPSQPEAVVLSTAQAESKAEEVAPQKDVPSHAAPPVSASPVSTAKPPRTNLPSPPGSASTAPAVVVQEPRKLSYAEVCQKPPKEPPAVPVQPLREHRANIVPPAKAEESSSSPEKAPERAAERVEGRGKDPSGFRGPPRGAAGKIRDQRRQFGRRASPQGAPRRLGKEQFVPPRSPK; this is encoded by the exons atgctgctgttcgTGGAG caggtgacATCCAAAGGTGCTGGCCTGAACCCCAACGCAAAGGTCTGGCAGGAGGTACCCCAGGGGAGCAGTGAGGCACCGACCAATGGAGCAGAGCACTCGTGGCaagaaccagcagcagcacaaggggctcACAGCGAGG gcagtgcagaggctccagaggacgGCTGCAAGCAGTATGCAGTGATGTATGGCCCAGCCTGTGAGGCCCCCAGGAACGGCTCAGGAGCTGAGGAAGCCTCTGCAAATGGAATTGTCCTGGCAGCTGAAGACCTTGGATACCAAATCTATGAAGTGTCTG GTGAAGGCAGCTCCGCAGTGTCCACAGAAGACATCAGAGAATGCTTGAGGAAGCAACTTGAGTTCTGCTTCTCCCG GGAGAACCTTTCAAAGGATCTCTACCTGATGTCTCAGATGGACAGTgaccagtttgtgcccatttggACAATTGCTAACATGGAAGGCATTAAGAAGCTGACAACTGACATGGATCTGATTCTGGAAGTGCTGAGAT CTTCTCCTATGGTACAAGTGgatgagagaggggagaaagtgAGACCAAACCACAAGAGATGCATCATCATCCTCCGTGAGATCCCTGAAACCACTCCCATAGAG GAGGTGAAGGCTCTGTTTAAGAATGAGAACTGCCCCAAGGTGatcagctgtgagtttgctcaCAACAACAACTGGTACGTCACATTCCAGTCGGACACGGACGCGCAGCAG GCATTTAAGTACTTAAGGGAGGAAGTGAAAACTTTTCAGGGCAAGCCAGTAATG gCCAGGATAAAAGCCATCAACACCTTTTTTGCTAAGAATGGTTACCGGGTGGTGGATTCCAGTGTCTACCCTCAGCCAGTGCAGACCCAAGCGCCGTTTGCCTCCCCTCTCTTCATGCAGCCTGTATATAGCCCTCAGCAGTACTCCATTTACAGCATTGTGCCTCAGACCTGGTCTCCAAATCCTGCACCTTACTTTGAAACACCACTG GCTCCCTTCCCCAACGGTGGCTTTGTGAATGGCTTCAGCTCCCCAGGCTCCTACAAAGCCAacgctgctgccctcagcctcggGCGCCCCTTCCACAGGACCCG GGTGAAGCCTCACTTCCgatcctccagcagctcagagcacGCTGGGgaaggcacagctgctgccagcaccatgCCAGGGGGGGATGGACCACCCAACAGAGCCAGCTCCAGGAGTTTTGTCGTGGAGAGACACAGCAGCACGTTAGCTGGGCACCAAGACCAAAGCTATGCCCAGAAGGATTCTCCTACCGGCCAGATGGAGCAGAATGGAGACTATGGCCTTGGCAGGGGCAG GAGGAATCTGTTCCGAGGCCGCCGGAGACGCGAGGATGAGAGAGCTTCA AGACCTCAGCCTTCAGCAGAAACAAAGACTCAGACACCAAAGTTTGACTTGCTAGCATCAAATTTCCCACctttgcctggcagcacagcaaagaTACCAGGAGAGcctgtgctggagagcaggatgtCAGACATTGTGAAAGGAGTCTGCAAAGAGAAG GAAAGTAAAGATTTGGTGCCCAGCTGCCCAGGTCCTGCTCAGGAGGAACAGGTTCACAGCCCTGgcccacagcctgtgcccagtgccagctcaccaagccagcctgaagctgtggtcTTAAG CACGGCCCAggcagagagcaaagcagaggaagtGGCTCCTCAGAAGGACGTCCCCAGCCATGCTGCCCCTCCAGTGTCTGCCTCTCCTGTCAGCACTGCAAAGCCTCCAAGGACAAATCTCCCTTCACCTCCAGGCAGTGCAAGCACAGCACCTGCCGTGGTGGTGCAG GAGCCTCGCAAGCTGAGCTACGCCGAAGTTTGCCAGAAGCCCCCAAAGGAACCTCCTGCAGTTCCTGTCCAGCCCCTGAGGGAGCACCGAGCCAACATCGTCCCCCCTGCCAAAGccgaggagagcagcagcagccccgagAAGGCTCCcgagagggctgcagagagggtGGAAGGTCGAGGGAAGGATCCCTCTGGGTTCCGAGGGCCTCCccgaggagctgctgggaaaatCAGGGACCAGAGACGGCAGTTTGGCCGCAGGGCATCGCCTCAGGGAGCGCCTCGACGCCTGGGCAAGGAGCAGTTCGTGCCCCCACGGTCACCAAAGTAA
- the LARP4 gene encoding la-related protein 4 isoform X3 encodes MEQVTSKGAGLNPNAKVWQEVPQGSSEAPTNGAEHSWQEPAAAQGAHSEGSAEAPEDGCKQYAVMYGPACEAPRNGSGAEEASANGIVLAAEDLGYQIYEVSGEGSSAVSTEDIRECLRKQLEFCFSRENLSKDLYLMSQMDSDQFVPIWTIANMEGIKKLTTDMDLILEVLRSSPMVQVDERGEKVRPNHKRCIIILREIPETTPIEEVKALFKNENCPKVISCEFAHNNNWYVTFQSDTDAQQAFKYLREEVKTFQGKPVMARIKAINTFFAKNGYRVVDSSVYPQPVQTQAPFASPLFMQPVYSPQQYSIYSIVPQTWSPNPAPYFETPLAPFPNGGFVNGFSSPGSYKANAAALSLGRPFHRTRVKPHFRSSSSSEHAGEGTAAASTMPGGDGPPNRASSRSFVVERHSSTLAGHQDQSYAQKDSPTGQMEQNGDYGLGRGRRNLFRGRRRREDERASRPQPSAETKTQTPKFDLLASNFPPLPGSTAKIPGEPVLESRMSDIVKGVCKEKESKDLVPSCPGPAQEEQVHSPGPQPVPSASSPSQPEAVVLSTAQAESKAEEVAPQKDVPSHAAPPVSASPVSTAKPPRTNLPSPPGSASTAPAVVVQEPRKLSYAEVCQKPPKEPPAVPVQPLREHRANIVPPAKAEESSSSPEKAPERAAERVEGRGKDPSGFRGPPRGAAGKIRDQRRQFGRRASPQGAPRRLGKEQFVPPRSPK; translated from the exons atggag caggtgacATCCAAAGGTGCTGGCCTGAACCCCAACGCAAAGGTCTGGCAGGAGGTACCCCAGGGGAGCAGTGAGGCACCGACCAATGGAGCAGAGCACTCGTGGCaagaaccagcagcagcacaaggggctcACAGCGAGG gcagtgcagaggctccagaggacgGCTGCAAGCAGTATGCAGTGATGTATGGCCCAGCCTGTGAGGCCCCCAGGAACGGCTCAGGAGCTGAGGAAGCCTCTGCAAATGGAATTGTCCTGGCAGCTGAAGACCTTGGATACCAAATCTATGAAGTGTCTG GTGAAGGCAGCTCCGCAGTGTCCACAGAAGACATCAGAGAATGCTTGAGGAAGCAACTTGAGTTCTGCTTCTCCCG GGAGAACCTTTCAAAGGATCTCTACCTGATGTCTCAGATGGACAGTgaccagtttgtgcccatttggACAATTGCTAACATGGAAGGCATTAAGAAGCTGACAACTGACATGGATCTGATTCTGGAAGTGCTGAGAT CTTCTCCTATGGTACAAGTGgatgagagaggggagaaagtgAGACCAAACCACAAGAGATGCATCATCATCCTCCGTGAGATCCCTGAAACCACTCCCATAGAG GAGGTGAAGGCTCTGTTTAAGAATGAGAACTGCCCCAAGGTGatcagctgtgagtttgctcaCAACAACAACTGGTACGTCACATTCCAGTCGGACACGGACGCGCAGCAG GCATTTAAGTACTTAAGGGAGGAAGTGAAAACTTTTCAGGGCAAGCCAGTAATG gCCAGGATAAAAGCCATCAACACCTTTTTTGCTAAGAATGGTTACCGGGTGGTGGATTCCAGTGTCTACCCTCAGCCAGTGCAGACCCAAGCGCCGTTTGCCTCCCCTCTCTTCATGCAGCCTGTATATAGCCCTCAGCAGTACTCCATTTACAGCATTGTGCCTCAGACCTGGTCTCCAAATCCTGCACCTTACTTTGAAACACCACTG GCTCCCTTCCCCAACGGTGGCTTTGTGAATGGCTTCAGCTCCCCAGGCTCCTACAAAGCCAacgctgctgccctcagcctcggGCGCCCCTTCCACAGGACCCG GGTGAAGCCTCACTTCCgatcctccagcagctcagagcacGCTGGGgaaggcacagctgctgccagcaccatgCCAGGGGGGGATGGACCACCCAACAGAGCCAGCTCCAGGAGTTTTGTCGTGGAGAGACACAGCAGCACGTTAGCTGGGCACCAAGACCAAAGCTATGCCCAGAAGGATTCTCCTACCGGCCAGATGGAGCAGAATGGAGACTATGGCCTTGGCAGGGGCAG GAGGAATCTGTTCCGAGGCCGCCGGAGACGCGAGGATGAGAGAGCTTCA AGACCTCAGCCTTCAGCAGAAACAAAGACTCAGACACCAAAGTTTGACTTGCTAGCATCAAATTTCCCACctttgcctggcagcacagcaaagaTACCAGGAGAGcctgtgctggagagcaggatgtCAGACATTGTGAAAGGAGTCTGCAAAGAGAAG GAAAGTAAAGATTTGGTGCCCAGCTGCCCAGGTCCTGCTCAGGAGGAACAGGTTCACAGCCCTGgcccacagcctgtgcccagtgccagctcaccaagccagcctgaagctgtggtcTTAAG CACGGCCCAggcagagagcaaagcagaggaagtGGCTCCTCAGAAGGACGTCCCCAGCCATGCTGCCCCTCCAGTGTCTGCCTCTCCTGTCAGCACTGCAAAGCCTCCAAGGACAAATCTCCCTTCACCTCCAGGCAGTGCAAGCACAGCACCTGCCGTGGTGGTGCAG GAGCCTCGCAAGCTGAGCTACGCCGAAGTTTGCCAGAAGCCCCCAAAGGAACCTCCTGCAGTTCCTGTCCAGCCCCTGAGGGAGCACCGAGCCAACATCGTCCCCCCTGCCAAAGccgaggagagcagcagcagccccgagAAGGCTCCcgagagggctgcagagagggtGGAAGGTCGAGGGAAGGATCCCTCTGGGTTCCGAGGGCCTCCccgaggagctgctgggaaaatCAGGGACCAGAGACGGCAGTTTGGCCGCAGGGCATCGCCTCAGGGAGCGCCTCGACGCCTGGGCAAGGAGCAGTTCGTGCCCCCACGGTCACCAAAGTAA